A region from the Maridesulfovibrio zosterae DSM 11974 genome encodes:
- the trmD gene encoding tRNA (guanosine(37)-N1)-methyltransferase TrmD: MKFNLVTLFPEFFDSPLSHGLMSKAIEKEIVSFEKVDPREFATDKHKSVDDRPYGGGPGMVMFIDPIARALDSVGIKPAKEGGCAKGKRLIMLSPKGRPLNQKMAVELSREEELTLVCGRYEGIDARFEDIFPVELVSVGDFVLNGGEAGAMCLVEAVARLLPGFMGHAESGTEESFSAGLLEYPHYTRPVQYGGRDVPEVLSSGNHARIEEWRRKESLDATLESRPEILAEADGLKKDDVHYLRTIPRKRLGKNLYMALVHYPVLNKFGEKAAVSLTNLDIHDMSRVSRSYSIGGFYAVTPIEDQKKLAERIISHWTSGPGSKFNPDRAAALSKASVKDSLLDAVEHIETGTGKKPILVTTSARGAGDTTIGKVRELLNDNPVLLVFGTGHGLAPEILEMAAGSIRPIRFMDGYNHLSVRSAVAITVDRLLGDAW, from the coding sequence GTGAAATTTAATCTGGTTACACTTTTTCCTGAGTTCTTTGACTCTCCGTTATCCCACGGCCTTATGAGTAAGGCTATTGAGAAAGAGATTGTTTCTTTCGAAAAAGTGGATCCACGTGAGTTCGCCACGGACAAACATAAAAGCGTTGATGATCGGCCTTACGGCGGTGGCCCGGGAATGGTCATGTTTATTGATCCAATTGCCAGGGCTCTGGATTCTGTGGGGATCAAACCTGCAAAAGAAGGTGGATGTGCCAAGGGTAAAAGGCTGATAATGCTTTCTCCCAAGGGTAGACCTTTGAATCAGAAAATGGCAGTGGAGCTTTCCAGAGAAGAGGAATTGACCCTCGTCTGCGGAAGGTATGAAGGGATCGATGCACGCTTTGAAGATATTTTTCCCGTTGAGCTCGTCTCTGTAGGAGATTTTGTGCTTAACGGTGGAGAAGCCGGGGCTATGTGTCTTGTTGAAGCTGTAGCTCGTCTTCTGCCCGGCTTTATGGGGCATGCCGAATCAGGTACAGAGGAAAGTTTTTCAGCCGGTCTTCTTGAGTATCCGCATTACACTCGTCCTGTGCAATACGGAGGCCGGGATGTGCCGGAAGTTCTCTCATCTGGAAATCATGCTCGGATTGAAGAATGGCGACGCAAAGAGTCTTTGGATGCGACCTTGGAATCGCGTCCTGAAATTTTAGCGGAAGCTGATGGCCTAAAAAAAGATGATGTGCATTATTTGCGCACAATACCCCGAAAACGTTTGGGAAAAAATCTTTATATGGCTTTAGTGCATTATCCGGTGCTAAATAAATTTGGCGAAAAAGCCGCTGTTTCTTTGACAAACCTCGATATTCACGATATGTCCCGCGTTTCCCGCTCTTACTCAATCGGTGGATTTTACGCGGTGACTCCCATCGAGGACCAGAAGAAACTGGCTGAAAGAATTATTTCCCACTGGACCTCGGGACCGGGTAGCAAGTTCAACCCGGACAGAGCCGCCGCTCTATCCAAGGCCAGTGTGAAAGATTCCCTGCTCGATGCGGTGGAGCATATTGAGACGGGAACGGGTAAAAAACCGATACTGGTTACAACCAGTGCACGGGGTGCAGGCGATACTACTATTGGTAAAGTCCGCGAGTTACTTAACGATAACCCGGTGTTGCTGGTTTTTGGTACCGGTCACGGGTTGGCTCCCGAAATTCTTGAAATGGCAGCGGGAAGTATTAGACCTATCCG
- a CDS encoding OB-fold protein yields MPNIVKAEEFHLVDPMGRVRSKIYISNEGKVVADIFDSSGQLSNRVDLQKTQISGPTHQQSIKSDQKETLSEWHSRVANEVQLSQSKLHVGSYKIYIDFVENNTNANAKYLNEVIEISGEIVDVSTKDYGNLRIGLKGISNFTAEVICHFTEQQTTVVSNLKPGLKVRVKGKCTEYVNKRVKIWGCQII; encoded by the coding sequence ATGCCAAATATAGTAAAAGCTGAAGAATTTCACCTGGTAGACCCTATGGGCAGGGTCAGATCTAAGATATATATTTCCAATGAAGGAAAAGTAGTTGCTGATATATTCGATTCATCAGGACAACTGTCTAACCGTGTGGATTTGCAAAAAACTCAAATTTCAGGTCCTACACATCAGCAAAGTATAAAATCAGATCAAAAAGAAACATTATCGGAATGGCACTCCAGAGTTGCGAACGAAGTGCAACTTTCTCAATCCAAACTTCATGTAGGCTCATACAAAATTTATATTGATTTTGTTGAAAACAATACCAATGCAAACGCCAAGTACCTTAATGAGGTTATTGAAATTTCCGGTGAAATAGTTGATGTTTCGACTAAAGACTATGGAAATCTGCGCATCGGCCTTAAAGGCATTTCCAACTTCACAGCTGAAGTAATCTGTCACTTTACAGAACAACAGACAACGGTAGTGAGTAATCTGAAGCCAGGCTTAAAAGTCCGGGTCAAAGGTAAATGTACAGAATACGTTAATAAACGAGTCAAAATATGGGGCTGTCAGATAATCTAG
- the rpsP gene encoding 30S ribosomal protein S16 — MAIKLRLTRMGSKKRPFYRIVAINSETRRDGRPLDFCGYYNPMVEPIELNIDKEKVEKWLERGAEPSNTVKSLLKANS; from the coding sequence ATGGCTATTAAACTCAGATTGACCCGTATGGGCTCCAAGAAGCGCCCTTTTTACCGTATTGTAGCAATTAACAGCGAAACCAGACGTGACGGTCGTCCTTTGGATTTCTGCGGTTATTACAATCCGATGGTTGAGCCTATTGAGCTTAACATTGACAAGGAAAAAGTAGAGAAGTGGCTTGAGAGAGGCGCAGAACCTAGTAATACTGTGAAATCTCTTCTTAAAGCAAATTCTTAG
- a CDS encoding KH domain-containing protein, translating to MLKDLVEYIAKSLVDSPDEVVVTEIEGEQTSVIELKVAKEDLGKVIGKQGRTARAMRTLLGAASTKVRKRSVLEILE from the coding sequence ATGTTGAAGGATTTAGTAGAATACATTGCGAAATCGCTTGTTGACAGTCCGGATGAAGTTGTTGTCACCGAGATAGAAGGGGAGCAGACTTCCGTGATCGAGCTTAAAGTCGCAAAAGAAGACTTAGGTAAGGTTATCGGCAAGCAGGGACGCACAGCTCGTGCGATGAGAACCCTTCTTGGTGCAGCCTCAACCAAGGTGAGAAAACGCTCTGTTCTGGAAATTCTGGAATAG
- the rimM gene encoding ribosome maturation factor RimM (Essential for efficient processing of 16S rRNA), with amino-acid sequence MLLVAEVVKSHGLRGEVCIDSHADSPLLFDEVPCLYLAKKGQKPRRFVVQSSRRHKGRILVTFKGIDGRDQADALRGMEVMVREADLPQVEDDEVYMHELEGMSVELDDSTVIGTISNFILAPGQETWVITASDGKEILFPAVEEFVLSVDLDAEKVVIDPPEGLLDLYLKEKKK; translated from the coding sequence ATGCTCTTAGTTGCCGAGGTGGTCAAATCACATGGTCTCAGGGGGGAAGTTTGCATCGATTCCCATGCGGACTCCCCTTTACTTTTCGACGAGGTACCCTGCCTTTATCTGGCTAAGAAAGGGCAGAAACCCCGTCGTTTTGTTGTGCAGTCTTCTCGGAGGCACAAGGGGCGCATACTCGTAACCTTCAAGGGTATTGATGGACGTGATCAGGCAGATGCACTGCGTGGCATGGAAGTAATGGTTCGTGAAGCTGATCTTCCTCAGGTTGAGGATGATGAAGTTTACATGCACGAGCTTGAAGGTATGAGTGTGGAGCTTGATGATTCCACTGTGATTGGAACCATTTCGAACTTTATTCTCGCACCCGGTCAAGAGACTTGGGTGATTACAGCTTCAGATGGAAAGGAAATCCTTTTTCCAGCTGTTGAGGAATTTGTGTTGTCTGTGGACTTAGATGCGGAAAAGGTTGTGATTGATCCGCCGGAAGGTTTGCTTGACCTCTATCTTAAAGAAAAAAAGAAATAG
- the ffh gene encoding signal recognition particle protein, whose product MFDSLSDRLSEAFKNFKGQGRLDEKNIQAGMREVRLALLEADVNYKVVKDFVETVKERALGQEVQKSLSPGQQVIKIVNDELTELLGGEQEGLNLTKGKISKIMMVGLQGAGKTTSSAKIALYLRRKKFKPYLVPADVYRPAAIEQLNVLGKQLDMPVYPSTTGMNPVDICRDAISKAEDAGCDVLLFDTAGRLHIDELLMDELASIKSECTPDEILFVADAMTGQDAVNVASTFDDKLGVTGVVLTKMDGDARGGAALSIKSVTGKSVKFVGMGEKLSELELFYPDRAASRILGMGDVLSLIEKAQSVMEEGEAEKLTEKFRKAQFDLEDFRTQMRRMKKIGSMGSIMKMIPGLGKLTKQLGDMEIPDKELNRIEAIISSMTMEERKNPKIINPSRRQRVAKGSGVDIQEVNQMLKNFDQMSKMMKKMMGGKGGKGKMPQMPNMPGMPGLGGGAGMPGMPGIPGMEGMEGLDGMGAMAQPAKAKSKKTLQARKKNKLKKQARKKKKK is encoded by the coding sequence TTGTTCGACAGCCTATCAGATAGACTTTCCGAAGCCTTTAAGAATTTCAAGGGGCAGGGCCGACTGGATGAGAAAAACATTCAGGCCGGCATGCGTGAAGTGCGCCTTGCTCTTCTCGAAGCAGACGTAAACTATAAAGTCGTCAAAGATTTTGTAGAGACGGTAAAGGAGCGTGCTCTCGGTCAGGAGGTCCAGAAAAGCCTTTCTCCGGGACAGCAGGTCATTAAAATTGTTAATGACGAGCTTACGGAACTGCTCGGTGGCGAGCAGGAAGGTCTTAACCTTACCAAAGGTAAGATTTCCAAAATTATGATGGTCGGCCTTCAGGGGGCTGGTAAAACAACTTCTTCTGCGAAGATTGCCTTGTATCTGCGCCGTAAAAAGTTCAAGCCTTACCTTGTTCCTGCTGACGTTTATCGTCCTGCTGCTATTGAACAGCTGAATGTGCTGGGAAAACAGCTGGATATGCCAGTTTATCCATCCACTACCGGAATGAATCCAGTGGATATCTGTCGTGATGCAATAAGCAAAGCGGAAGACGCAGGATGTGATGTTCTGCTTTTCGATACTGCCGGGCGGCTGCATATTGATGAACTTTTGATGGATGAACTTGCATCTATCAAAAGCGAATGCACTCCCGATGAAATACTTTTTGTGGCTGACGCAATGACAGGTCAGGACGCTGTCAATGTTGCTTCCACCTTCGACGATAAACTTGGTGTAACCGGTGTAGTTCTTACAAAAATGGATGGTGATGCCCGAGGCGGTGCGGCTCTCTCCATTAAGTCAGTTACCGGTAAATCAGTTAAATTCGTCGGTATGGGTGAAAAACTCTCCGAATTGGAACTCTTTTATCCGGATCGGGCAGCATCAAGAATTCTCGGTATGGGGGATGTACTGTCCCTGATTGAGAAAGCCCAGTCTGTGATGGAAGAGGGAGAAGCTGAAAAGCTGACTGAGAAGTTTCGCAAGGCTCAATTTGACCTTGAGGACTTTCGCACCCAGATGCGCAGAATGAAGAAGATAGGTTCCATGGGATCAATCATGAAAATGATTCCCGGACTCGGCAAGTTGACCAAGCAGCTTGGCGATATGGAGATCCCGGACAAGGAACTGAACAGGATAGAAGCCATCATCTCGTCCATGACTATGGAAGAACGCAAGAATCCCAAGATAATCAATCCCAGCCGCAGGCAAAGGGTTGCAAAGGGGTCTGGTGTAGATATTCAGGAAGTCAATCAGATGCTCAAAAATTTTGATCAGATGAGCAAGATGATGAAAAAAATGATGGGCGGAAAAGGCGGAAAAGGCAAAATGCCTCAGATGCCGAATATGCCCGGAATGCCCGGACTAGGTGGCGGTGCTGGAATGCCGGGAATGCCCGGTATACCAGGGATGGAAGGCATGGAAGGTCTTGACGGAATGGGCGCAATGGCTCAGCCCGCTAAGGCTAAAAGCAAGAAAACCCTTCAGGCCCGCAAGAAGAATAAGCTCAAAAAGCAGGCTCGCAAAAAGAAGAAGAAGTAA